Proteins encoded in a region of the Onthophagus taurus isolate NC chromosome 10, IU_Otau_3.0, whole genome shotgun sequence genome:
- the LOC111428270 gene encoding venom acid phosphatase Acph-1-like isoform X1 has protein sequence MVKLISNLFFLFVLANLVCCYRRVPKTNTLKLVHVLFRHAQRTPDESTIYPNDPYKNVTYEPFGLGQLTSEGFKTQYRLGRMLRSRYGNFIGNYNSKVLKARSSPYSRTKVAIQLVLAGLFPPVDERDWNPNLKWQPIAFDTNPMETDLLFLPHNNCKNFLKLLNEYMQRGIINNDFPKLSKIADYLSFHSGWNVTSPLNAFLLYAGLLSEEEYGLELPEWTKEVYPDPLHSIAVDYVASIDKDDRLKTLSGGFLLDKILEEINLKINRSEEMDKTKISLLSGHDFNIIALLSTLGIYKPHLPTYAAFILVELHEIDDVLAVKVFYNDYTKKEPQPMILPGCETTLCPLNKFIEIYGKFVAKREMCFT, from the exons atggttaaattaatttccaatcttttctttttgtttgttttggcGAATTTAGTTTGTTGTTATCGAAGGGTTCCAAAAACAAATACTTTAAAACTAGTTCATGTt ttatttaggCACGCGCAAAGAACTCCAGATGAATCAACAATTTATCCAAACGATCCCTACAAAAATGTAACTTACGAACCTTTCGGATTGGGTCAATTAACATcg gaaggttttaaaactcaatatCGTTTGGGAAGAATGTTAAGAAGTCGATATGGAAACTTTATCGGAAATTACAATTCGAAAGTTTTAAAAGCAAGATCATCGCCTTACAGTCGTACTAAAGTGGCGATTCAACTTGTTTTAGCGGGTTTGTTCCCTCCAGTTGATGAAAGAGATTGGAACCCAAATTTAAAATGGCAACCAATCGCTTTTGATACGAATCCGATGGAAACTGACTTA CTTTTCTTACCTCACAACAATtgcaaaaactttttaaaacttctaaacGAATACATGCAACGTGGAATTATAAACAACGATTTTCCAAAACTCTCGAAAATCGCTGATTACTTATCTTTCCATTCCGGATGGAACGTCACATCACCTTTAAACGCATTTTTACTTTACGCCGGTTTGCTTTCCGAAGAAGAATATGGACTTGAACTTCCAGAATGGACCAAAGAGGTATACCCAGATCCTCTTCATTCAATTGCGGTTGATTATGTGGCGTCAATTGATAAAGATGATCGATTAAAAACACTATCAGGCGGATTTTTATTAGATAAAATCctcgaagaaattaatttaaaaattaatcgaagCGAAGAAATGGATAAAACgaagatttctttattatcgggacacgattttaatattatagcgTTACTCTCAACTTTGGGAATTTACAAACCCCATTTACCGACTTATGCAgcttttattttagttgaattGCACGAAATCGATGATGTTCTTGCTGTTAAGGTGTTTTATAATGATTATACGAAAAAAGAACCGCAACCAATGATTTTACCTGGCTGCGAAACAACTTTATGtcctttaaataaatttattgagaTTTATGGGAAATTTGTTGCTAAAAGAGAAATGTGTTTtacgtaa
- the LOC111428526 gene encoding venom acid phosphatase Acph-1-like yields MKAVLIFLISTISLALANDLENFVGLDSTLKLVHVVFRHGDRTPDSLYPNDPYTEEDFYPFRIGHLTNKGKMTAYNIGTSLRKRYNKLLGDVYTPDILNAISSHYPRTKASLQAVLAGLYPPSDSLTWNKDLPWEPIPYDYLPKNENKLFMSYGVCPRSANLILQATQLMTTDPIVTKYNHLLPMLEEVSGMTGYPLIGIGALLYSTLKAEDEAGLKLPSWADSVYPDILNEISAESWKYIAGVGDLKLLTPGFLVSQIVNNTYATINGESEAKNRKIYLYSGHDLNVAGLLFFLDSFVPHNPNYGAHIIIEVHKYFGVYLVKFMHQNYEDDEPKSIFIPNCGIYCPLEVFVKLYAKELDPGTLDELCG; encoded by the exons ATGAAAGCTGTATTGATCTTCTTAATCTCTACGATATCTTTAGCTCTCGCTAATGATTTAGAGAATTTCGTTGGACTTGACTCAACTTTGAAACTAGTTCATGtt GTTTTTAGACATGGTGATAGGACTCCAGACAGTTTATACCCAAATGATCCATACACCGAAGAAGATTTTTATCCATTCAGAATTGGTCATTTAACAAATAAAGGAAAAATGACCGCTTACAACATTGGAACATCTCTTCGAAAAAGATACAACAAACTCCTTGGAGATGTTTACACCCCAGACATCTTAAACGCGATTTCTTCGCATTATCCAAGAACTAAAGCTAGTTTACAAGCTGTTTTAGCTGGGTTATATCCACCAAGTGACTCTTTAACTTGGAATAAAGATTTACCTTGGGAACCCATTCCTTACgattatttaccaaaaaatgaaaacaaattatttatgtcTTACGGTGTTTGCCCGAGATCTGCCAATTTAATTCTACAAGCTACTCAATTAATGACTACAGACCCAATAGTGACGAAATACAACCATTTGTTACCGATGTTAGAAGAAGTTTCAGGGATGACCGGGTATCCATTAATCGGAATTGGGGCTTTATTATATTCGACTTTAAAAGCAGAAGACGAAGCTGGACTAAAATTACCATCTTGGGCCGATTCGGTTTATCCAGACATTTTGAACGAAATCTCGGCGGAATCTTGGAAATATATAGCCGGAGTTGGtgatttaaaactattaaccCCCGGCTTTTTGGTCTcacaaattgttaataacacCTACGCAACGATTAATGGGGAATCAGAAGCTAAAAATAGaaagatttatttgtattcCGGTCACGATCTTAACGTGGCTGGCTTATTGTTCTTCTTGGACAGTTTCGTTCCTCACAATCCTAATTATGGCGCCCACATCATTATAGAAGTTCACAAATACTTTGGGGTTTACCTAGTCAAGTTTATGCATCAGAATTATGAAGACGATGAAcctaaatcgatttttattcCGAATTGTGGAATTTATTGTCCTTTGGAAGTTTTTGTTAAGTTGTATGCTAAGGAATTGGATCCTGGTACTTTAGATGAACTTTGTGGATAA
- the LOC111428535 gene encoding venom acid phosphatase Acph-1-like, whose product MLKQCQKFSSKSFKDPSELTNSTLKLIHVIFRHGNRTPAAHAYKDDVQETGYKPYGPGQLTNARKETMYKLGQFIRQNYNNFLGEYFPGVIQARTTCVDRTQCSLQLFLAGLYPPTNKLVWDPALLWQPIPYITTNIEHDSILQAFTFNPNYKIAYREYQKKFNFRKKNLDLVKYIEKHSKKKIETIKDVWLLYFQLIMQVELGIEIPEWTKKIFPNPMEEIASTYYVHTCATSQLRTLVLKPLTDKIIHDTKSKLEKKDAAVLMYVYSGHEVNIAHTLIALNSFKPTHIPQYGSCVILEVHQFDDEVYIKGLYKLANKPYTILLQLWNKNPLEFKEFVENIDANYK is encoded by the exons ATGTTGAAACAGTGTCAAAAATTTTCGTCGAAATCGTTTAAAG ATCCATCAGAATTGACAAATTCGACCCTTAAACTAATTCACGTG ATTTTCAGGCATGGAAATCGAACACCAGCAGCTCATGCCTATAAAGATGATGTCCAAGAAACTGGATATAAACCTTATGGACCTGGCCAACTTACAAATGCAA GAAAGGAAACAATGTATAAATTGGGGCAATTTATTAGACagaattataataatttcttgGGGGAATATTTTCCCGGAGTTATACAAGCGAGAACGACATGCGTGGACCGCACTCAATGTagtttacaattatttttagcCGGTTTATATCCACCAACAAATAAGTTAGTGTGGGATCCCGCATTATTATGGCAACCAATTCCTTATATTACAACAAATATAGAACACGATAGC attttacaaGCATTCACTTTCAATCCGAATTATAAAATCGCTTATAGAGAAtatcaaaagaaatttaattttcgaaagaaaaatttagaCTTAGTAAAATACATAGAAAAACATTCCAAGAAAAAGATTGAAACGATTAAAGATGTTTGGTtgctttattttcaattaatcatgcaa GTTGAACTTGGCATAGAAATTCCTGAATGGACCAAGAAAATCTTTCCGAACCCTATGGAAGAGATCGCGTCTACATACTACGTTCACACTTGTGCTACTTCACAACTAAGAACGTTAGTTTTAA AACCTTTAACAGATAAAATTATCCACGACACCAAATCGAAGCTTGAAAAGAAAGATGCAGCAGTGTTAATGTACGTTTATTCAGGACATGAAGTAAACATAGCACACACTTTGATTGCTTTGAATTCATTCAAACCAACGCATATTCCTCAGTATGGATCATGTGTGATTTTGGAGGTGCACCAATTTGATGATGAAGTTTATATAAag gGTTTATATAAACTGGCGAATAAGCCTTACACGATTTTATTGCAATTATGGAACAAAAATCCGCTCGAATTTAAGGAATTTGTAGAAAACATTGATGCgaactataaataa
- the LOC111428270 gene encoding venom acid phosphatase Acph-1-like isoform X2 — protein sequence MLHAQRTPDESTIYPNDPYKNVTYEPFGLGQLTSEGFKTQYRLGRMLRSRYGNFIGNYNSKVLKARSSPYSRTKVAIQLVLAGLFPPVDERDWNPNLKWQPIAFDTNPMETDLLFLPHNNCKNFLKLLNEYMQRGIINNDFPKLSKIADYLSFHSGWNVTSPLNAFLLYAGLLSEEEYGLELPEWTKEVYPDPLHSIAVDYVASIDKDDRLKTLSGGFLLDKILEEINLKINRSEEMDKTKISLLSGHDFNIIALLSTLGIYKPHLPTYAAFILVELHEIDDVLAVKVFYNDYTKKEPQPMILPGCETTLCPLNKFIEIYGKFVAKREMCFT from the exons ATGTt gCACGCGCAAAGAACTCCAGATGAATCAACAATTTATCCAAACGATCCCTACAAAAATGTAACTTACGAACCTTTCGGATTGGGTCAATTAACATcg gaaggttttaaaactcaatatCGTTTGGGAAGAATGTTAAGAAGTCGATATGGAAACTTTATCGGAAATTACAATTCGAAAGTTTTAAAAGCAAGATCATCGCCTTACAGTCGTACTAAAGTGGCGATTCAACTTGTTTTAGCGGGTTTGTTCCCTCCAGTTGATGAAAGAGATTGGAACCCAAATTTAAAATGGCAACCAATCGCTTTTGATACGAATCCGATGGAAACTGACTTA CTTTTCTTACCTCACAACAATtgcaaaaactttttaaaacttctaaacGAATACATGCAACGTGGAATTATAAACAACGATTTTCCAAAACTCTCGAAAATCGCTGATTACTTATCTTTCCATTCCGGATGGAACGTCACATCACCTTTAAACGCATTTTTACTTTACGCCGGTTTGCTTTCCGAAGAAGAATATGGACTTGAACTTCCAGAATGGACCAAAGAGGTATACCCAGATCCTCTTCATTCAATTGCGGTTGATTATGTGGCGTCAATTGATAAAGATGATCGATTAAAAACACTATCAGGCGGATTTTTATTAGATAAAATCctcgaagaaattaatttaaaaattaatcgaagCGAAGAAATGGATAAAACgaagatttctttattatcgggacacgattttaatattatagcgTTACTCTCAACTTTGGGAATTTACAAACCCCATTTACCGACTTATGCAgcttttattttagttgaattGCACGAAATCGATGATGTTCTTGCTGTTAAGGTGTTTTATAATGATTATACGAAAAAAGAACCGCAACCAATGATTTTACCTGGCTGCGAAACAACTTTATGtcctttaaataaatttattgagaTTTATGGGAAATTTGTTGCTAAAAGAGAAATGTGTTTtacgtaa
- the LOC111428238 gene encoding venom acid phosphatase Acph-1-like codes for MLIKSLTFLIILQQINFISCQLPFGNETLEVVHVIFRHGDRTPDKLYKNDAYSEKSFYPFGIGELTNPGKQRSFQLGKTLRSTYGSFIGPQYTPGMVGTLASHVPRTHTALQLVLAGLFPPTNKLRWNEDLDWNPIPYNYLTMNENLVLAPDKSCPKYSKLRKQILDASWQTDPIYHKYKNIISKLQSLTGETDDIFEMGNNLFSTFKAEKDYGLPLPEWSKDFFPLALEEISKESWKYSTGIGKLKILYPGFLISNIVNNTYAKILGNPKLKRTKIFLYSGHDNNIASILFFLDSFFPHNPNYCSQIIIEVHNMVGTRFLKFMHRDDTLGVYRVIPVPNCGEYCPFIDFMQKYKNVLDTNMLRELCGK; via the exons atgttaattaaatcacTCACTTTTTTGATCATCttacaacaaattaactttatttcttgTCAATTACCTTTCGGAAATGAAACTCTGGAAGTTGTCCACGTg atttttagACACGGTGATAGGACGCCAgataaattatacaaaaatgatGCGTATTcggaaaaatcgttttatccATTTGGAATCGGGGAATTAAcgaat ccAGGAAAGCAGCGATCTTTCCAATTAGGGAAAACACTCAGATCAACTTATGGAAGTTTCATCGGGCCTCAATACACTCCGGGAATGGTTGGAACTTTAGCTTCTCATGTTCCAAGAACTCACACCGCTTTACAATTGGTTTTAGCCGGTTTATTTCCcccaacaaataaattaagatggaACGAAGATCTCGATTGGAACCCAATACCTTATAATTATTTGACAAtgaatgaaaatttagttttagcGCCGGATAAATCGTGTCCGAAATATTCAAAACTtcgtaaacaaattttagacGCAAGTTGGCAAACAGACCCGATTTatcataaatacaaaaatattatatcGAAATTGCAAAGTTTAACCGGGGAAACCgatgatatttttgaaatgggaaataatttattttcaacgtTTAAAGCTGAGAAAGATTACGGTTTACCACTTCCTGAATGGAGCAAAGACTTTTTTCCGCTAGCATTGGAAGAAATTTCGAAAGAAAGTTGGAAATATTCGACGGGAataggaaaattaaaaattctttatccGGGATTTCTAATTTCAAATATCGTTAATAACACCTACGCTAAAATTTTAGGAAATCCCAAGTTAAAAcgaactaaaatatttttatattccgGTCATGATAATAACATAGCTTCGATATTGTTCTTCTTGGACAGTTTCTTCCCGCACAATCCTAATTATTGTTCTCAAATTATAATCGAAGTTCACAACATGGTTGGAAcaagatttttgaaatttatgcaTCGTGATGATACTTTAGGAGTTTATAGGGTTATTCCTGTACCGAATTGCGGGGAATATTGCCcgtttattgattttatgcagaaatataaaaacgttttagaTACGAATATGTTAAGAGAATtatgtggaaaataa
- the LOC111428431 gene encoding small ribosomal subunit protein uS3m: MSLINLKNLLLSTPKLQTLQICALHTTNVCNKVQTARYKVTTKKDFPLTYEMANKPHDIAHRKSWNSWNTSNIEGGLRPSETAVEDVFIRKFMAGTWHDLFASEVIIKRQHNMIRIAGIIKQVITSRKVYFLIGYTEEMLSFWLQCPVKIELQSIGDKKEMVFKYI; encoded by the exons ATGTCtttaattaacctaaaaaat CTTCTTTTAAGCACACCAAAGCTTCAAACTCTTCAAATATGTGCGCTACACACAACAAACGTTTGTAATAAAGTGCAAACCGCTCGATATAAAGTAACTACAAAGAAAGATTTTCCCCTTACGTATGAAATGGCTAATAAACCGCATGATATTGCACATAGAAAATCGTGGAATTCCTGGAATACtt caaataTTGAAGGTGGTTTGCGACCTTCCGAGACGGCTGTAGAAGACGTTTTCATTCGAAAATTTATGGCTGGAACGTGGCACGATTTATTTGCTAGtgaagttataattaaaagacAGCATAACATGATTAGAATTGCTGGGATTATTAAACAAGTCATTACTTCGAGGAAAGTTTATTTCTTGATTGGTTATACGGAGGAAATGTTGAGTTTTTGGTTACAATGTCCTGTTAAAATCGAATTGCAAAGTAttggtgataaaaaagaaatggtttttaaatatatttaa
- the LOC111428374 gene encoding testicular acid phosphatase homolog, translating to MMVVKFVIFFALVYYCDCSSSKHSIHSDNSRKQNEDGLYLVHVICRHGDRTPRLTYAQDPYKNQRYYPVGLGQLTKNGKQRMYNVGIALKKRYQEFLGNFYLPWQVKIRSSSLDRTQMTAQLVMAGMYPPKTAQIWNKNLTWQPISMEILPYKQDRIFLADHSCPKFNNLLKENIQHAKESGKFNKYEYMFKNLRKHTGQNVQTPEDVLRIYDTLMCQKEWGLKLPSWADNYFLETMKDVAETYWNDYVPTSEIKKLNIGAMLKKINDDISNKIKGDPNSKEMKFYLWSGHDSNLVALLQTLGAYDGYIVPYGAHIIIEVHKKGKGHVVKVFYQNNKEKEPKLLRLDGCSSKTCDYNDFVDYFKKYFLDADENC from the exons ATGATGGTGGTTAAGTTTGTGATTTTTTTCGCATTGGTTTATTATTGTGATTGTTCTTCATCGAAACATTCGATTCATTCAGATAATTCTAGAAAACAAAACGAAGATGGACTTTACTTAGTTCACGTT ATTTGTAGGCACGGTGATAGAACACCAAGACTCACTTATGCTCAAGATCCATATAAAAACCAACGATATTATCCCGTTGGGTTAGGACAACTAACAAAA AATGGAAAACAACGAATGTATAACGTTGGAATTGCCTTAAAGAAACGTTATCAAGAATTCCTCGGAAACTTCTACCTCCCATGGCAAGTTAAAATAAGATCATCATCATTGGATCGCACTCAAATGACAGCCCAACTAGTAATGGCTGGAATGTATCCACCAAAAACGGCTCaaatttggaataaaaatttaacttggCAACCAATTTCAATGGAAATTCTTCCATATAAACAAGATCGC ATATTCTTAGCTGATCATTCTTGCCCGAAATTCAACAACCTTCTAAAAGAAAACATCCAACACGCAAAAGAATCcgggaaattcaataaatacgagTACATGTTCAAAAATCTTCGGAAACACACCGGACAAAACGTTCAAACGCCCGAAGACGTTTTAAGAATTTACGATACGTTAATGTGCCAAAAAGAATGGGGTTTAAAATTACCGTCGTGGGCCGATAATTATTTCTTAGAAACGATGAAAGACGTCGCTGAAACGTATTGGAACGATTACGTCCCAACAtcggaaataaaaaaactcaaCATCGGGGCaatgttaaagaaaatcaacgacgacatttcaaataaaataaaaggagATCCAAATTCAAAAgagatgaaattttatttgtggTCTGGACACGACTCAAATTTAGTCGCATTGTTGCAAACTCTGGGTGCTTATGATGGGTATATAGTTCCGTATGGAGCGCATATCATTATCGAGGTTCATAAAAAGGGTAAAGGGCACGTTGTAAAAGTGTTTTATCagaataataaagaaaaagaaccGAAACTTTTACGGCTAGATGGATGTTCTTCGAAAACGTGCGATTATAATGattttgttgattattttaaaaaatattttcttgatgccgatgaaaattgttaa
- the LOC111428239 gene encoding venom acid phosphatase Acph-1-like: MKHILLVTISILGVGVADNIDDIAGVDSTLKLVHVIFRHGDRTPDSLYPNDPYTEEDFYPFRIGHLTNNGKMTAYKIGTSLRKKYNKLLGDVYTPDILNAISSHYPRAKASLQAVLAGLYPPSDSLKWNKNLSWEPIPFDALQADNNKMFVSFKLCPGTLNLLLQSATAMASDPVFLKYKHFEPMLQEATGMHDYPLLLIGTLVYSTLKAEDEAGLKLPSWTKDVYPEVLSEISAAFWKYTAAEGDMRILSAGYLVSQIVNNTYTTINGEEDAKNRKIYLYSGHDYNVVALLSVLENLVPHNPNYGAHIIIEVHEFMGAYFLKFLHQNYERSEPKTLFVPNCGYYCPLELFVKLYAKYLDTNYMDELCGLN; this comes from the exons ATGAAACATATACTCTTAGTCACTATATCAATTTTAGGAGTCGGTGTTGCTGATAACATCGACGATATTGCTGGAGTTGACTCAACTCTAAAGCTAGTACACgtt ATTTTTAGACATGGTGATAGAACTCCGGATAGTTTGTATCCAAATGATCCATACACTGAAGAAGATTTTTATCCATTCAGAATTGGTCACTTAACAAATAATGGAAAAATGACCGCTTATAAAATTGGAACATCTCTTcgtaaaaaatataacaaactTCTTGGAGATGTTTACACCCCAGACATCTTAAACGCGATTTCTTCGCATTATCCAAGAGCTAAAGCTAGTTTACAAGCTGTTTTAGCCGGATTATATCCACCAAGTGATTCTTTAAAATGGAACAAAAATTTGTCTTGGGAACCAATCCCTTTCGACGCATTACAAGCCGATAATAACAAGATGTTTGTGTCGTTCAAACTTTGTCCTggaacattaaatttattgttacaaTCTGCGACAGCAATGGCTTCAGATCCGGTGttcttaaaatataaacatttcgaaccAATGCTTCAAGAAGCTACAGGAATGCACGATTATCCGCTTTTATTGATAGGAACGCTGGTCTATTCGACTTTAAAAGCGGAAGACGAGGCGGGATTAAAATTGCCTTCTTGGACTAAAGATGTGTATCCGGAGGTTTTGAGCGAAATTTCAGCCGCTTTTTGGAAATACACTGCCGCAGAAGGCGATATGAGAATTTTATCCGCTGGATATTTGGTGTcacaaattgttaataacacATACACGACTATTAATGGCGAAGAAGACGCAAagaatagaaaaatttatttgtattcaGGCCACGATTATAACGTGGTTGCTTTATTGTCGGTCTTAGAAAATTTAGTACCACATAATCCAAATTATGGAGcacatattattattgaagtaCATGAATTCATGGGAGCTTATTTTCTTAAA TTTCTACATCAAAATTACGAAAGGAGTGAGCCCAAAACTTTATTTGTTCCAAATTGTGGATATTATTGCCCGTTAGAACTTTTCGTTAAACTTTACGCTAAATATTTGGATACAAATTATATGGATGAATTATgtggtttaaattaa
- the LOC111428430 gene encoding golgin-45 has translation MSLERTLGDGMDNALIALTDSANENIPFQLKLRSSKAILKAMKPVKPQGKVTIVIPKYVPKEIKKPKYLTSKRKEPKFIPYEPFKGAVGPIIPVKKQLKVIKDKNNIDIHELVTQMTEMRTLEMDKIKLEAIENKDEIITRKQWEQEKEGYDKDIKNLRETNSHLENQLKFQAQVNSELKTLLVAAVGEDLESRVQHLTEDKLQLARMLLNSANRLTSHQEQTEWLSGQCEVWRSKFLASSLMVEELARWKSVLTQRIQHLEENLKVLIEERSKTRKFLLKTLINLKEINDNHFKLDGPKLKTTNIIDLSIVNYRFSENIGQFVMGGDFNLKRKEFLSDLPSNTMGELKSIQLLKNPVSLNSKPDAICNAVMGAAFSMGSGQKYLNNQVKCCAHCKGDVQDI, from the exons atgtCTTTAG AAAGAACATTAGGCGATGGAATGGATAACGCTTTAATAGCTTTAACAGATTCAGCCAACGAAAACATTCCAttccaattaaaattaaggtcATCCAAAGCAATATTAAAAGCAATGAAACCTGTTAAACCCCAAGGAAAAGTAACTATAGTCATCCCAAAGTATGTGccaaaagaaattaagaagCCGAAATACTTAACGAGTAAAAGAAAAGAACCAAAATTCATTCCTTACGAACCTTTCAAAGGAGCTGTTGGACCAATAATTCCggttaaaaaacaattaaaagttattaaagataaaaataacattgacaTTCACGAATTGGTTACTCAAATGACCGAAATGCGAACTTTAGAAatggataaaattaaattggaagCGATTGAAAATAAGGATGAGATTATTACAAGGAAACAATGGGaacaagaaaaagaagggtatgataaagatataaaaaatttaagggAGACTAATTCTCATTTAgagaatcaattaaaatttcaagctCAAGTTAACAGcgaattaaaaactttattagtAGCTGCTGTTGGTGAAGATTTAGAATCCAGAGTTCAACATTTAACAGAAGATAAATTACAATTAGCCCGGATGCTTTTAAACTCAGCAAACCGATTAACTTCACACCAAGAACAAACGGAATGGTTATCAGGGCAATGTGAAGTATGGAGAAGCAAATTTTTAGCTTCAAGTTTAATGGTTGAAGAACTAGCTCGATGGAAATCGGTTTTAACCCAAAGAATACAACatttagaagaaaatttaaaagttttaatcgaAGAAAgaagtaaaacaagaaaatttctattaaaaaccttgattaatttaaaagaaattaatgataatcattttaaattagaCGGACCAAAACTAAAAACTACCAACATTATTGATTTATCAATTGTTAATTATCGATTTAGTGAGAATATCGGACAATTTGTTATGGGCGgcgattttaatttgaaaaggaAAGAATTTTTAAGCGATTTACCTTCTAATACAATGGGGGAATTAAAATCTATTCAA ttattaaaaaatcctgtgagtttaaattcaaaaccGGATGCAATATGTAATGCTGTTATGGGGGCTGCCTTTTCAATGGGATCTGGGCAGAAATATCTAAATAATCAGGTGAAGTGTTGTGCTCATTGTAAAGGAGATGTACAGGATATTTGA